TGATAGCTGAGTTCCTTcaattctctcttcttttgatACCAACTAACTGTCTGATTCGAATTCAAAGAATCTCTCTTCTCGAGATTGCTTGCAAGAGAGATCGAGCAATGTCTCATTAATCCCATTTACTCCAACCCTAATTACTCTCAACTGTCCCCCACCGTTTAATCTCTTATTTAAAGGCCCCCATGCATCACAAGTAGTCAGATGTCCTTTCGAGAGAGACAAGAGAAACAGAGCGGGAGAGAGATGCAGAAGTACTGGTGCgtgatttttgttcttttttcagTGGTTGTCCATGCAAACGCACGGGAAATTCCTAGTAATGGTGGTTATGACGACCAAACACTACTTGTGCATGCTAGTGCACCAGAGGCGGCAGAGTCACCTAGCGTCACTGGCGTTGGCGACAAGAAGAATTTTATATACGGAGGTGTTGGTGGCTTTGCGGGGATGGGTGGTTTTGCGGGAGTTGGGCCGGGTGTGCTGCCAATCCTTGGTGGCGGCGTTGGGGGTGCAGCTGGTATCGGTGGTGCCGGCGGTCTCGCAGGTCTCGGAGGTGCTGGCGGTCTAGGTGGTCCTGGTGGCTTAGGTGGCGGAGTTGCCGGTGCCGGTGGCCAGGGTGGTGCTGCTGGCGGTACTGGACTTGGCGGTGGCCATGGTGGAGTTCTCCCACTTCCTTGAGTTACCAACGGCAGTTGATTTTCCAATAATTTGATAGCGATCCGTACGTAGGTTACTGGTCTTTGTCGACCAGCttgtgtgtttattttatgttggTTTTTAATTAGCACGTCTAAGTGTGTTCATTTTGACTGCTTCTCATGAGATGATCGGTTGCCGATGATGACAGTTC
This window of the Juglans regia cultivar Chandler chromosome 12, Walnut 2.0, whole genome shotgun sequence genome carries:
- the LOC109004927 gene encoding glycine-rich protein 23-like; this translates as MSFRERQEKQSGREMQKYWCVIFVLFSVVVHANAREIPSNGGYDDQTLLVHASAPEAAESPSVTGVGDKKNFIYGGVGGFAGMGGFAGVGPGVLPILGGGVGGAAGIGGAGGLAGLGGAGGLGGPGGLGGGVAGAGGQGGAAGGTGLGGGHGGVLPLP